Proteins from a genomic interval of Plodia interpunctella isolate USDA-ARS_2022_Savannah chromosome 20, ilPloInte3.2, whole genome shotgun sequence:
- the LOC128678681 gene encoding WD repeat domain phosphoinositide-interacting protein 4-like, which produces MARRRSSGITSLAFNQDQGCFTCCLTSGLRVYNVEPLVEKAHYSKDELGEVSLCEMVFRTNWLLVVKARRPCSLMLLDDQQRAFKAEVVFKSPIRALRARKDKVAVVLSTSIQVLALPTLQRVALLRTPTAARPLCAIATDPNAPQILAAPAHRKGSLQLLDVSRAVKGAQSSSPAVVGCHQTQLVCLTLSASGAKLATASARGTIIRVWDTSTKNMLHELRRGSDYADVYCIKFNQSGTLVCCVSDKGTLHVWCARGGSRRARASARACGARAVCALLDDCNAAVICEDGTFHKFTFSPEGNCHRSDFEYFLQVGDDDEFLQ; this is translated from the exons ATGGCGCGGCGAAGGAGCAGCGGCATTACGAGCCTGGCATTTAACCAGGATCAAG GCTGCTTCACATGCTGCCTGACATCAGGTCTGCGCGTTTACAATGTGGAACCACTGGTCGAGAAAGCCCACTACA GCAAAGATGAGTTGGGCGAGGTATCGCTCTGCGAAATGGTGTTCCGCACCAACTGGCTGCTGGTGGTGAAGGCGCGCAGACCCTGCAGCCTCATGCTGCTGGACGACCAGCAGCGAGCCTTCAAGGCGGAGGTCGTCTTCAAGTCGCCCATCCGAGCCTTGCGCGCGAGGAAGGATAA GGTAGCAGTGGTCCTATCAACCAGTATCCAGGTGTTAGCGTTGCCGACGCTCCAACGCGTCGCATTGCTGCGGACGCCGACGGCTGCGCGGCCGTTGTGCGCGATCGCGACGGATCCCAACGCGCCGCAGATCCTAGCCGCACCTGCGCATAGGAAGGGCTCGCTGCAGTTGCTT GACGTGTCGCGCGCAGTGAAGGGCGCTCAGTCGAGTTCGCCCGCAGTGGTCGGCTGCCACCAGACGCAGCTGGTGTGCCTCACGCTGTCGGCCAGCGGCGCTAAGCTGGCCACGGCCTCCGCGCGCGGCACCATCATCCGAGTGTGGGACACCAGCACCAAGAACATGCTGCACGAGTTGAGGAGGGGCTCAGACTACGCTGATGTGTATTG CATAAAGTTCAACCAGTCGGGCACGCTGGTGTGCTGCGTGTCGGACAAGGGCACGCTGCACGTGTGGTGCGCGCGCGGCGGCTCGCGGCGTGCGCGCGCCTCCGCCCGCGCGTGCGGCGCGCGCGCCGTCTGCGCGCTGCTCGACGACTGCAACGCGGCCG TGATATGCGAAGATGGGACCTTTCACAAATTCACGTTCTCGCCGGAAGGCAACTGTCACCGTAGCGATTTCGAATATTTCTTGCAG GTTGGCGATGATGACGAATTTCTACAATGA
- the LOC128678679 gene encoding uncharacterized protein LOC128678679, translating into MVLAHCGLPQSSVLLEILHMMDVEEVAAVIYLYHRRKYRQKNKHRFWIHPLLVTRHDGKEFNIFISNLKKFEDKFFGYTRMSVKSYEELLTKLYLNIRGQDTRFRISISPEEKLIITIRYLATGCTFAELHYTFRIGASTIAEFVREVCSAIWLLLKESCLPKPSQQRWLDIAKGFSTRANFPNCIGAIDGKHIRVIKPCHSGSMYYNYKQLFSIILMAICDSNYKFITIDVGACGKFGDSAVYQHSNFYKKMIAGELEIPESVPISQVNTIPMPYVLVGDEAFPLSTNLMRPYAKPKNSNLNTTKRIYNYRHSRARRYVECSFGILSNKWRIFHRPLNVDISLATDIIKACCILHNYVRDRDGYNYEDTLTCYMSPDVPETPRTYNRIGNNIAERIRDSFAQYFEHEGKLEWQEKYI; encoded by the exons ATGGTCTTGGCTCACTGCGGTCTGCCGCAATCGTCAGTGCTTCTAGAAATTTTGCACATGATGGACGTTGAGGAAGTTGCGgcagtcatttatttatatcatcgtAGAAAATatcgtcaaaaaaataaacatagatTTTGGATACATCCTCTATTGGTGACACGACATGACGGCAaagagtttaatatttttatttcaaacctaAAGAAATTTGAAGATAAGTTCTTTGGATACACTAGGATGTCAGTAAAATCGTATGAagaattattaacaaaactatatttaaatattcgtgGCCAGGATACACGATTTCGGATATCTATATCCCCGGAAGAAAAGCTCATTATAACCATCAG atATTTGGCAACCGGATGTACATTCGCTGAACTACATTACACATTTCGAATTGGTGCGAGTACAATAGCTGAATTTGTTCGTGAAGTATGTTCGGCAATATGGTTACTGTTAAAAGAATCTTGTTTACCGAAGCCATCTCAACAAAGATGGCTAGATATTGCAAAGGGTTTCTCTACAAGAGCTAATTTTCCGAATTGCATTGGGGCTATAGATGGGAAACACATACGGGTAATAAAGCCGTGCCATAGTGGATCCATGTACTACAATTATAAGCAGTTATTTTCCATTATACTTATGGCTATATGCGACAGTAACTAcaaattcataacaatagaTGTCGGTGCTTGTGGCAAATTTGGAGACTCAGCAGTTTATCAACACTCtaacttttacaaaaaaatgataGCAGGAGAACTTGAGATACCAGAATCAGTACCCATATCACAAGTAAATACTATTCCAATGCCATATGTTTTAGTAGGCGATGAAGCCTTTCCCTTATCCACGAACTTAATGCGACCTTATGCAAAAccaaaaaattctaatttaaacaCTACTAagagaatatataattatcggCATAGTAGAGCACGGCGATATGTCGAATGTTCGTTTGGAATACTGAGCAATAAGTGGCGTATATTCCATAGACCTTTAAATGTGGATATTAGTTTGGCTACTGATATCATCAAAGCATGTTGCATTTTGCATAACTACGTTCGAGACAGAGACGGTTATAACTATGAAGATACTTTAACATGTTACATGTCGCCTGATGTACCAGAAACTCCGAGAACATATAATCGAATAGGTAATAATATCGCTGAAAGAATTCGTGACTCTTTCGCTCAGTATTTTGAACATGAAGGTAAATTGGAATggcaagaaaaatatatataa
- the LOC128678685 gene encoding small integral membrane protein 20, giving the protein MALSRNARYVVFLTGFVGFIGLTLYPIAISPMLDSSEYKKIQKETRKHIDQEKIQPGNMPVWSDPFGRKKSEAE; this is encoded by the exons ATGGCATTATCAAGGAACGCGCGCTATGTAGTATTTTTAACAGGCTTCGTTGGATTTATAGGATTGACTCTTTATCCAATAGCAATAAGTCCAATGTTAGACTCCTCTGAATaca aaaaaattcaaaaagaaaCAAGGAAACACATTGACCAAGAAAAAATTCAGCCTGGAA atATGCCAGTGTGGTCAGATCCTTTTGGTAGGAAGAAATCTGAAGCAGAATGA